One part of the Solanum dulcamara chromosome 3, daSolDulc1.2, whole genome shotgun sequence genome encodes these proteins:
- the LOC129881408 gene encoding uncharacterized protein LOC129881408, translating to MKPVTIKTECRANEEGRKHVEKLEIDTKNVDTVKYVEKKLMEKGVKRLERHPADGLPLKHDPKKGHGGKYTWEGPDKEADNELDPVPPALDEKDPNYVDEEETKEEMDVIEVAKLAGKGVARIDVDPNLKVN from the coding sequence atgaagccAGTAACGATCAAAACAGAGTGCAGAGCAAACGAAGAAGGACGAAAGCACGTTGAAAAACTCGAAATCGATACAAAAAACGTCGATACAGTTAAGTATGtcgaaaaaaaattgatggagAAAGGGGTGAAGAGATTGGAGCGGCATCCGGCGGATGGGTTGCCGTTAAAGCATGATCCAAAAAAGGGGCACGGAGGAAAATACACGTGGGAAGGACCCGATAAGGAAGCAGATAATGAATTGGATCCAGTGCCTCCAGCGTTGGATGAGAAGGATCCGAATTATGTGGATGAAGAAGAAACCAAGGAAGAAATGGATGTAATTGAAGTAGCGAAATTGGCAGGAAAAGGTGTTGCTAGAATAGATGTTGATCCTAATTTGAAAGTTAATTAA
- the LOC129882087 gene encoding AT-hook motif nuclear-localized protein 7-like: MMEMEDKESTESGSLGVNSEYDSPPPPPPPPVAAAAAAANGSFNSGGGGVVLSQVMNMSVGMGGATGGGGVGVVGSGVNGVVGSGGEKKKRGRPRKYDADGNLTPQYIKAAAAAAAKAAAIAAGGSGGGVVGGAVTSPGGVTGGVTSPPTGFTITSPPLSSGYSSSKRGRGRPTGAGNLQLIASLGELFAHTAGGDFMPHVVTVHTGEDVAGKVYSFVQKGSRGICVLSANGAVSNVTIRQPGSSGGLLTYEGRFEILALTGSYTVSDNGGMKSRSGGLSVSLAGPDGRVIGGGIGGSLTAASPIQMVVGSFMPNAFKTHNKRKHHQIEPRMPPVIHSSPDPVSMIRPVSQAPPVSNMTLTQTSQIPIHNHGEADNSTSNKDMPNTSTDTSDCNGSEPTFEQRSYPDINVSIPME; encoded by the exons ATGATGGAAATGGAAGACAAAGAGAGTACAGAATCTGGGTCACTCGGTGTTAATTCGGAGTATGactcaccaccaccaccaccgccACCACCAGTCGcggcagcagcagcagcagcaaatGGGAGTTTCAACAGTGGGGGTGGTGGGGTAGTGCTATCCCAAGTGATGAATATGAGTGTAGGAATGGGAGGAGCAACTGGGGGTGGAGGAGTAGGAGTGGTGGGTAGTGGGGTTAATGGGGTAGTAGGTAGTGGTGGtgagaaaaagaagagaggaaGACCAAGAAAGTATGATGCTGATGGGAATTTAACACCTCAATATATAAAAGCAGCTGCTGCAGCTGCTGCTAAAGCAGCTGCAATAGCAGCTGGTGGCAGCGGCGGTGGTGTCGTCGGCGGAGCTGTCACTTCACCTGGTGGTGTTACTGGTGGAGTGACATCACCGCCGACTGGTTTTACTATAACGTCGCCACCACTTTCTTCCGGCTATTCTTCCTCTAAAAGAGGACGTGGAAGACCTACTGGTGCTGGTAACTTGCAATTAATTGCTTCTTTAG GTGAACTGTTTGCACATACAGCTGGAGGAGATTTTATGCCACATGTGGTTACTGTTCATACTGGAGAG GATGTGGCAGGAAAGGTTTATTCTTTTGTGCAGAAGGGTTCAAGAGGGATCTGTGTTCTGTCTGCAAATGGTGCTGTTTCGAATGTTACCATTCGTCAGCCTGGTTCTTCTGGAGGTCTCTTGACATATGAG GGCCGCTTTGAGATCTTAGCGTTAACTGGGTCATACACTGTTTCTGATAACGGTGGCATGAAAAGTAGGTCCGGTGGATTAAGTGTGTCACTGGCTGGCCCAGATGGGCGTGTTATTGGTGGTGGTATTGGTGGTTCACTTACGGCTGCAAGCCCCATCCAA ATGGTGGTTGGAAGTTTCATGCCAAACGCTTTTAAAACGCACAACAAAAGGAAGCATCATCAGATCGAACCAAGAATGCCTCCGGTCATCCACAGCTCTCCAGACCCTGTTTCAATGATAAGACCTGTATCACAAGCACCGCCGGTGAGCAACATGACTCTAACTCAGACATCTCAAATACCAATCCACAACCACGGGGAAGCCGACAACAGCACGAGCAACAAAGATATGCCGAACACCTCTACAGACACCTCTGACTGTAATGGATCTGAACCAACATTCGAGCAGAGATCATATCCCGATATTAACGTGTCTATACCTATGGAGTAA